In a single window of the Agrobacterium fabrum str. C58 genome:
- a CDS encoding thymidylate synthase yields MKQYLDLLRHVMETGSDRGDRTGTGTRSVFGYQMRFDLSEGFPVLTTKKLHLRSIIHELLWFLNGDTNIAYLKENGVSIWDEWADENGDLGPVYGAQWRSWPAPDGRHIDQIALLIEALKTNPNSRRHIVSAWNPALVDEMALPPCHCLFQFYVSDGKLSCQLYQRSADIFLGVPFNIASYALLTLMVAQVVGLKPGDFVHTLGDAHIYANHFEQAQLQMTRTPKALPTMRLNPDVKNLFGFKFEDFTLENYEADSSIKAPIAV; encoded by the coding sequence ATGAAACAATATCTCGATCTTCTCCGGCATGTGATGGAAACCGGCTCCGACCGCGGAGACCGCACCGGCACCGGCACGCGTTCGGTATTCGGTTACCAGATGCGTTTCGACCTTTCCGAAGGTTTTCCGGTTCTCACCACAAAGAAACTGCATCTGCGCTCCATCATCCATGAGCTGCTGTGGTTCCTAAACGGCGATACCAATATTGCCTATCTCAAGGAAAATGGTGTTTCCATCTGGGATGAATGGGCCGATGAGAACGGCGATCTCGGTCCGGTCTATGGCGCGCAATGGCGGTCCTGGCCAGCGCCTGATGGCCGCCATATCGACCAGATCGCGCTTCTGATCGAGGCGCTTAAAACCAATCCCAATTCCCGCCGCCACATCGTTTCGGCCTGGAACCCGGCGCTGGTGGACGAAATGGCGCTGCCGCCCTGCCATTGCCTGTTCCAGTTCTATGTGTCCGATGGAAAGCTGTCCTGCCAGCTTTACCAGCGCTCGGCCGATATTTTCCTCGGCGTGCCCTTCAATATCGCATCCTACGCGCTGCTGACGCTGATGGTGGCGCAGGTCGTGGGCCTCAAGCCCGGCGATTTCGTTCATACCCTTGGTGATGCGCATATCTACGCCAACCATTTCGAACAGGCGCAGCTGCAGATGACGCGTACGCCGAAGGCCTTGCCGACCATGCGCCTCAACCCTGATGTGAAGAACCTTTTCGGCTTTAAGTTCGAGGACTTTACGCTGGAGAATTACGAGGCCGATTCAAGCATCAAGGCACCGATCGCGGTATGA